In Melioribacteraceae bacterium 4301-Me, a genomic segment contains:
- the thrS gene encoding threonine--tRNA ligase produces the protein MNNKIKIKFPDGSEKEFDKGITAFEVAKLISDRLAEEALVAKINGELKDLYSKINNDASLQILTFNDAEGQHTYWHSTSHLMAHAIQSIYPEAKFGVGPAIENGFYYDVDIDTKISEEDLPKIEQRMLEIAKLGNQFKRSEVSKQEAYEFFKKKGDPYKQEIISELDEDKDIISIYQEGDFIDLCTGPHIPDTSKIKYIKLLSVSGSYWRGDEKNKQLQRIYGISFPKKKMLDDYLTLLEEAKKRDHRKLGKELELFMISPKVGVGLPIWLPKGTILRDTLEKFLREEQLKRGYLPVVTPHIGNIELYKTSGHYPYYKDSQFPTLKLEDGHEEYLLKPMNCPHHFQIYASKPRSYRDLPIRIAEFGTVYRYEQSGELNGLTRVRCFAVDDSHIFVRQDQLKEEVCNVIELIQVVFSVMGFKDFTTQLSFRDDNVEKYGGDISLWEKAQKEIQEAADLMKLNYVVAEGEAAFYGPKIDFMVKDALGRKWQLGTVQVDYVMPERFDLEYIGSDGQKHRPVVIHRAPFGSLERFIGVLIEHYAGYFPTWLAPVQVAVIPVSQNFFDYASKVHNLLKENNVRAELDLRSEKVGYKIRDWETQKVPYMLIVGEKEKETNSVSVRQHKVGDKGNFPLENFLQQILYEINNKINHN, from the coding sequence ATGAATAATAAAATAAAAATAAAATTTCCTGACGGCTCTGAAAAAGAATTTGATAAAGGTATTACAGCTTTTGAAGTTGCAAAATTAATTTCAGACCGCTTAGCTGAAGAGGCTCTTGTTGCTAAAATTAATGGTGAACTGAAAGACCTTTATTCAAAAATAAATAATGATGCTTCCTTACAAATTCTTACTTTTAACGATGCTGAAGGTCAACATACTTATTGGCATTCAACATCGCATTTGATGGCTCATGCAATTCAATCAATTTATCCCGAAGCAAAATTTGGAGTTGGACCTGCAATAGAAAATGGCTTTTATTATGATGTTGATATTGATACTAAAATTTCCGAGGAAGACCTTCCTAAAATAGAACAACGAATGCTGGAAATCGCAAAGTTAGGTAATCAATTCAAAAGGTCCGAAGTTTCAAAGCAAGAGGCTTATGAATTCTTTAAAAAGAAAGGTGACCCTTACAAACAAGAAATTATTAGTGAACTTGATGAAGACAAAGATATAATTAGCATTTATCAAGAAGGTGATTTTATTGATTTGTGTACCGGTCCACATATTCCGGATACAAGTAAAATTAAGTACATTAAGTTACTAAGTGTTTCTGGTTCATATTGGAGAGGAGACGAAAAAAATAAACAACTGCAAAGAATTTATGGTATTTCATTTCCCAAGAAAAAAATGCTCGATGATTATTTAACATTACTTGAAGAAGCAAAAAAACGAGATCACCGCAAGCTTGGGAAAGAATTAGAGCTGTTTATGATATCACCTAAAGTTGGAGTAGGGCTGCCAATATGGCTTCCTAAAGGTACAATTTTAAGAGATACTTTAGAAAAATTCTTACGTGAAGAACAACTTAAGCGCGGCTATCTGCCTGTTGTTACTCCACATATTGGAAATATCGAACTTTACAAAACAAGTGGTCACTACCCTTATTATAAAGATAGTCAATTCCCTACATTGAAATTAGAAGATGGGCATGAAGAGTATTTACTAAAACCAATGAATTGTCCACATCATTTTCAAATTTATGCTTCAAAACCGAGAAGTTACAGAGATTTACCCATAAGAATTGCTGAATTTGGCACGGTTTACAGATACGAACAATCCGGTGAATTAAATGGCTTGACAAGAGTTAGATGCTTTGCAGTTGACGATTCTCATATTTTTGTAAGGCAGGACCAATTAAAAGAAGAAGTATGCAATGTAATTGAATTAATTCAAGTTGTTTTTTCTGTTATGGGCTTTAAGGATTTTACCACCCAACTTTCATTTCGTGATGATAATGTTGAAAAATATGGCGGCGATATTTCTTTGTGGGAGAAAGCACAGAAAGAAATTCAAGAAGCTGCTGATTTAATGAAACTGAATTATGTAGTTGCAGAAGGTGAGGCAGCTTTTTATGGCCCGAAGATTGATTTTATGGTTAAAGACGCTTTAGGCAGAAAATGGCAGCTGGGTACTGTACAAGTCGATTATGTTATGCCTGAGCGATTTGATTTAGAATATATTGGTTCGGATGGACAAAAGCACAGACCTGTTGTAATTCATCGTGCACCTTTTGGTTCACTTGAAAGGTTTATCGGCGTTCTTATTGAACACTATGCAGGTTATTTCCCTACATGGTTAGCTCCAGTACAAGTAGCTGTTATTCCTGTTTCACAAAATTTCTTCGATTATGCCTCAAAGGTTCATAATCTGCTGAAAGAAAATAATGTTAGAGCTGAACTGGATTTAAGAAGTGAAAAAGTAGGCTATAAAATACGCGACTGGGAAACACAAAAGGTGCCATACATGCTAATAGTGGGAGAAAAAGAAAAAGAAACTAATTCTGTGTCTGTAAGACAGCATAAAGTTGGAGATAAAGGGAATTTCCCCTTAGAAAATTTTTTACAACAAATTTTATATGAAATAAATAACAAAATAAATCATAACTAG
- a CDS encoding M50 family metallopeptidase: MNTKQKKYLELVILTSSALISLILWDTFILFPIKLFVVLLHEISHGLAAILTGGTVTLLKINKELGGICSTSGGIDFVIASSGYLGSFIFGALIFYSGYEIKVGYWLNILIAIILILFAVNLIEGALGVATAFMYASALIFLPMLPFKNLYFYMLKIIGLLSCIYVLFDIREDLFSSGNFENDAQALSNLTNISSTVWASLWFIFSLIGIYLLFRYSYKKGYKSLR; the protein is encoded by the coding sequence TTGAATACAAAACAAAAAAAATATCTCGAACTAGTTATTTTGACTAGTTCAGCTTTAATTTCATTAATTCTTTGGGATACATTTATTCTTTTCCCAATCAAATTGTTTGTCGTGCTTTTACATGAAATTAGCCATGGACTCGCGGCCATTTTAACTGGAGGCACTGTTACTTTACTAAAAATAAACAAAGAACTTGGAGGAATTTGCAGCACAAGTGGTGGTATCGATTTTGTTATTGCTTCTTCTGGTTATTTAGGTAGTTTTATTTTTGGCGCATTAATTTTTTATTCAGGCTATGAAATTAAAGTCGGTTATTGGCTTAATATTCTAATTGCAATAATACTGATATTGTTCGCAGTAAATTTAATTGAAGGTGCCTTAGGTGTTGCTACTGCTTTTATGTATGCCTCAGCCTTAATTTTTCTTCCCATGCTACCATTTAAAAATCTTTACTTTTACATGCTCAAAATTATTGGTTTGCTAAGTTGTATTTATGTATTATTTGATATACGAGAAGACCTTTTTTCTTCAGGTAATTTTGAAAATGATGCACAAGCTTTATCCAACCTTACAAATATTTCCTCTACTGTCTGGGCTTCGCTTTGGTTCATATTTTCTCTAATTGGGATTTACTTACTATTTAGATATAGCTATAAAAAGGGGTACAAAAGTTTAAGATGA
- a CDS encoding MFS transporter, producing the protein MKNPFQLNRKEKLNNKFIVFIWSLFDFANTSYSIVVVTFLYAVYFKQVVNSNKPIGDFYWSIGTSVSMVITALISPVLGAIADYSAGKKRFLLFFTLLCITSTSLLYFVGSGDVLSGLFLFIVANIGFEAGLVFYDAFLPEIAQSKNYGRVSGYGFAMGYFGSLATLAILYPFIQHKLIRETFPVSALFFLIFALPIFIFIKDNRKKKQANYSYIKIGFERVLSTIKHLKYYKNLAIFLLSFFFYIEGVNTVIFFSGNYASTTLNFSIEQLILFFLIVQTTAILGSTIFGILSDSIGQKRSLVFSILIWIFTIILAFLTSDYNFPWMKYLSNILNVNGELIGKYAFYIVGLLAGSVMGATQATSRSLMSKLTPEDKKTEFFGFYSFFGKSSAVVGPLFFGYVSYITGSQKAAILTICLFFIAGLFVLSFVKDTDKYSRTYFSS; encoded by the coding sequence TTGAAGAATCCCTTCCAACTAAATCGAAAAGAGAAGCTAAATAACAAATTTATAGTTTTTATCTGGTCCTTGTTCGATTTTGCCAATACCTCTTATTCGATTGTTGTAGTTACTTTTTTATATGCAGTTTATTTTAAACAAGTTGTTAATTCAAACAAACCTATAGGAGATTTTTACTGGAGTATTGGTACAAGTGTATCTATGGTCATTACTGCTTTAATTTCTCCAGTATTAGGTGCGATTGCAGATTACTCTGCAGGCAAAAAAAGATTCCTCCTTTTTTTTACTTTGCTCTGCATAACGTCTACATCTTTGTTGTATTTTGTTGGCTCTGGTGATGTTCTCTCAGGTTTATTTCTTTTTATTGTTGCTAATATAGGTTTTGAAGCTGGATTAGTTTTTTATGATGCATTTCTACCTGAAATTGCTCAATCTAAAAATTATGGTAGGGTTAGTGGTTATGGATTTGCTATGGGTTATTTTGGTTCATTAGCTACATTAGCCATTTTGTATCCTTTTATACAGCATAAATTAATTCGAGAAACATTTCCAGTCTCTGCTCTTTTTTTCTTAATATTTGCATTACCTATTTTTATTTTCATTAAGGATAATAGAAAGAAAAAACAAGCAAATTATTCATACATAAAAATTGGCTTTGAAAGAGTTTTATCTACGATAAAACATCTTAAGTATTATAAAAACTTAGCAATTTTTTTGCTGTCTTTTTTCTTTTACATAGAAGGGGTTAATACTGTAATATTTTTTTCCGGCAATTACGCCAGCACAACATTAAATTTTTCTATCGAACAGTTAATATTATTCTTTCTTATTGTGCAAACAACAGCAATATTAGGTTCTACTATTTTTGGCATTTTATCTGATTCAATTGGACAAAAAAGATCCCTTGTGTTTTCAATTCTAATTTGGATATTTACCATTATACTGGCTTTTCTTACAAGTGATTATAATTTTCCTTGGATGAAGTACTTATCAAATATCTTAAATGTTAACGGAGAATTAATTGGCAAATATGCCTTTTATATTGTGGGTTTATTAGCAGGAAGTGTAATGGGTGCTACACAAGCTACAAGCAGAAGTTTAATGTCTAAACTTACACCGGAGGATAAGAAAACAGAGTTTTTCGGTTTTTACTCTTTCTTTGGTAAAAGTTCTGCGGTGGTGGGTCCTTTGTTTTTTGGTTATGTAAGCTATATAACAGGCAGCCAAAAAGCAGCAATTCTAACAATTTGTTTGTTTTTTATTGCTGGCCTCTTTGTGCTTTCTTTTGTGAAAGATACTGATAAGTACAGCAGAACATATTTTTCATCTTAA
- the nusB gene encoding transcription antitermination factor NusB: protein MKKFYRRILREKALQILYAYELNGEGLTDLVEGLTSDVKSKADREFTAKLVNNVIANRELLDNKIKERVNNWEMERIALIDRILLRIGISELLFAPDIPPKVSINEVIEIAKDYSTSNSSKFINGILDAILSELKNSGKLNKTGRGLIEESLPTKSKREAK, encoded by the coding sequence GTGAAAAAATTTTATCGAAGGATATTAAGAGAAAAAGCGCTCCAAATACTTTACGCATACGAATTAAATGGAGAAGGCTTAACTGATTTAGTAGAAGGGTTAACTTCAGATGTTAAATCAAAAGCTGATAGAGAGTTTACAGCGAAGTTGGTAAATAATGTAATAGCAAATAGAGAATTGTTAGACAATAAAATAAAAGAAAGAGTAAATAACTGGGAGATGGAGCGAATCGCATTAATTGATAGAATTTTGTTAAGAATAGGCATTAGTGAATTGCTTTTTGCACCTGATATTCCACCTAAAGTTTCTATCAATGAAGTGATAGAGATAGCAAAAGATTATTCTACATCTAACAGCAGTAAATTTATTAACGGTATTTTAGATGCTATCCTTTCTGAGCTTAAAAATAGCGGCAAATTAAATAAAACTGGCAGAGGACTTATTGAAGAATCCCTTCCAACTAAATCGAAAAGAGAAGCTAAATAA
- a CDS encoding YdcF family protein produces the protein MKKSKINIKRLSYIFLSGIINFTALIFTKYFINNLTFKEIRINYIGNIFNLIIVLLIIIGSIVYLLRYKVIENKFFRSTILLNALALVPLIFILMITENFFTFKNTFIINFPLKKALIGILFALHETFLLLLVFLIWIAFLEEGQIYFLRSLAGLPVAVSLMLIFAYGYTLLDKRENIKEKNYDLGVVFGAAVWNKDKPSPIFEGRILKAKELLESGRINKILLTGGSAPGELSESETALLFLKKRGIDTTKILLENKTKTTIEQVKYLKSEVIPELKIKSLLLISDKFHLSRVMDICSFFNVQADAVYSGHILTEKNSFNYRLKESVALLFFWFFAI, from the coding sequence TTGAAAAAATCTAAAATAAATATTAAGAGGCTTAGTTATATCTTCTTATCAGGGATAATAAACTTTACTGCACTTATTTTTACAAAGTACTTCATTAATAACTTAACATTCAAAGAGATTAGAATAAACTACATAGGAAATATTTTTAATTTAATTATAGTGTTGTTAATTATTATAGGCAGTATTGTCTATCTTTTAAGATACAAGGTAATAGAAAATAAGTTTTTTAGAAGCACAATATTGCTTAATGCATTAGCTTTAGTTCCGCTTATTTTTATATTAATGATTACGGAAAATTTTTTTACCTTCAAAAATACCTTTATTATCAATTTTCCGTTAAAAAAGGCATTAATTGGTATATTGTTCGCTTTACATGAAACTTTTCTTTTGCTTTTAGTCTTTTTAATCTGGATTGCATTTTTAGAAGAAGGACAAATTTATTTTTTAAGGTCGTTGGCTGGGCTGCCAGTAGCAGTTAGTCTTATGTTGATTTTTGCCTATGGCTATACATTGCTTGATAAAAGAGAAAATATTAAGGAGAAAAATTATGATCTTGGTGTTGTATTTGGAGCAGCTGTCTGGAATAAGGATAAACCAAGTCCCATCTTTGAAGGTAGAATCTTAAAAGCAAAGGAACTTTTAGAGTCTGGTAGAATTAATAAAATATTACTTACTGGCGGAAGTGCTCCGGGTGAGTTAAGTGAATCCGAAACAGCACTGTTGTTTCTTAAAAAAAGAGGCATTGATACAACCAAAATCTTGCTGGAGAACAAAACTAAAACTACGATTGAACAAGTTAAATATTTGAAAAGTGAGGTTATTCCTGAACTTAAAATTAAATCGTTGTTGTTGATTTCTGATAAATTTCATTTAAGCAGAGTTATGGATATTTGTAGTTTTTTTAATGTACAAGCAGATGCGGTTTACTCGGGACATATTTTAACTGAAAAGAATTCGTTCAACTACAGGCTAAAGGAGAGTGTAGCACTATTATTTTTTTGGTTCTTTGCAATTTAA
- a CDS encoding energy transducer TonB produces the protein MALSKNPKYDLKLKYRKVFEISLIIALAFLIVAFKYFPKFKKTEAKIVAPQELVNVEDIVHTKQESAPPPPPKPPIPIEAPSDNVLEDIEIGTTELDVNQQVSAPPPPPKEEKTEEEPVFFVAVEEQPEPIGGIEAIQQKIVYPEIAKRAGVQGRVFVKAYVDENGNVVKAEVIKGIGAGCDEAAVDAVLKTKFKPGKQRGKPVKVQVSIPIVFKLQ, from the coding sequence GTGGCTTTATCTAAAAATCCAAAATATGATTTAAAGCTGAAGTACAGAAAGGTATTTGAGATAAGTTTAATTATTGCTTTGGCCTTTCTAATTGTAGCGTTTAAGTATTTCCCAAAGTTTAAAAAAACAGAAGCAAAAATTGTAGCTCCACAAGAATTAGTTAATGTGGAGGATATTGTACATACTAAACAAGAAAGTGCACCACCTCCACCACCAAAACCACCAATCCCAATTGAAGCTCCATCTGATAATGTTCTTGAAGATATAGAAATTGGTACTACAGAGCTTGATGTTAATCAACAAGTTTCAGCTCCACCTCCACCACCAAAAGAAGAGAAGACTGAAGAAGAGCCCGTATTCTTTGTTGCTGTTGAAGAGCAACCTGAACCAATTGGTGGTATTGAAGCTATTCAACAAAAAATTGTTTATCCAGAAATTGCTAAAAGGGCAGGCGTTCAGGGCAGAGTCTTTGTTAAAGCTTACGTTGATGAAAATGGCAACGTGGTAAAAGCTGAAGTAATAAAAGGAATTGGCGCTGGCTGCGATGAAGCTGCTGTTGATGCTGTCTTGAAAACTAAATTTAAACCAGGTAAACAAAGAGGGAAACCAGTAAAAGTACAAGTTTCTATACCAATCGTATTTAAACTTCAATGA
- a CDS encoding VanZ family protein, protein MRLNLLGTHLYNHIKEKKFLLIYFPLTLYWIVLFIATSLPGEYLPFLVLKLSDKIEHLVAYFILAILFNLMLHFQTKVEKLSKNSSLSTIFILLFYAVIDELHQIFIPNRYYDILDLLADFIGIILGVTVVFLFIKNYELNKNE, encoded by the coding sequence ATGCGATTAAATTTATTAGGAACTCATTTATACAATCATATTAAAGAAAAAAAGTTTCTCTTAATATATTTTCCTTTAACCCTTTACTGGATTGTTCTTTTTATTGCTACTAGTTTACCTGGAGAGTATTTACCTTTTTTAGTATTAAAACTGAGTGATAAAATTGAACATTTAGTTGCTTATTTTATCTTAGCAATATTATTTAATTTAATGTTACACTTTCAGACCAAAGTAGAAAAGCTGTCAAAAAATTCCTCATTAAGTACGATTTTCATTTTGTTATTTTATGCTGTTATTGATGAGCTTCATCAAATTTTTATACCAAATAGATATTATGACATATTAGATTTATTAGCTGATTTTATAGGAATAATATTAGGCGTAACAGTTGTTTTTTTATTTATAAAAAATTATGAATTAAATAAAAATGAATGA
- a CDS encoding NAD(P)H-hydrate dehydratase: MIPLYSAQQIRDADNFAINSLGMPSIILMENAARSIYENVILNLSEKIEFKNVGILCGKGNNGGDGFATARHFLNNGYRVIIVSLGTEEELKGDALVNFRILSNIISFYPESKIIFYESVKDLSDLYTCDLIIDAMLGTGSRGELSEPYKSIVDKVNEIDCYKIAVDLPTGLDLEYAWGETIFNADLTITLAELKNGLFYSKGYKHSGEIVKGSIGIGKKYFEQLSVSEYLIEPEDAYFGIPQRELDDYKYSAGKVFVIAGSANLPGASFFTANSALKAGAGACFLAFPNSIKVLAQEKLEGAIVLPYNDNSKGYLSIDNCDEIREKIIWSDVTAIGPGLGREKETQEAVLKILSENKNTTFIIDADAIYALGNNNFKEISLKGKVLTPHHKEFASMLGVDLTKLNKEQMSIGKNFAIETGCYLVLKGAPTIIFTPEGDALINTTGNPGMAKFGSGDVLVGIIAGFLAQANNLEDALISAVYLHSLSADILLEEKTELGITPNDIMENFPNAIKFIRNSFIQSY; this comes from the coding sequence ATGATACCATTATACTCAGCACAACAAATTAGAGATGCTGATAATTTTGCCATTAATTCTTTAGGAATGCCTAGTATAATTTTAATGGAGAATGCTGCGCGGAGTATTTATGAAAATGTGATTTTAAATTTATCAGAAAAAATTGAGTTTAAGAATGTGGGTATTCTTTGTGGCAAAGGAAATAATGGTGGTGATGGTTTTGCCACTGCACGGCATTTCTTAAATAATGGGTATAGAGTAATTATTGTCTCTTTGGGCACCGAAGAAGAATTAAAGGGAGATGCATTAGTTAATTTTAGAATACTATCTAACATAATTTCGTTCTATCCTGAATCGAAAATTATTTTTTATGAAAGCGTTAAAGACCTTTCAGATTTATATACTTGTGATTTAATTATAGATGCAATGTTAGGTACTGGCTCAAGAGGTGAATTATCTGAACCATACAAATCTATTGTTGATAAGGTTAATGAGATTGATTGTTATAAGATTGCAGTAGATTTACCCACAGGATTAGATTTAGAATATGCTTGGGGAGAAACAATTTTTAACGCTGATTTAACCATAACCTTAGCTGAGCTAAAAAATGGTTTATTTTACTCTAAAGGATATAAACATTCCGGCGAGATTGTAAAAGGTAGTATCGGTATTGGTAAGAAATATTTTGAACAATTGTCTGTTTCGGAATATTTAATAGAACCTGAGGATGCATATTTTGGAATACCTCAACGTGAATTAGATGATTACAAATACTCTGCGGGCAAAGTCTTTGTAATTGCAGGCTCTGCAAATTTGCCTGGGGCTTCTTTTTTTACTGCTAATTCAGCGTTAAAAGCTGGTGCCGGTGCTTGTTTTTTAGCATTCCCTAATTCTATTAAAGTACTTGCCCAAGAAAAATTGGAAGGTGCAATTGTATTGCCTTACAACGATAACTCTAAAGGTTATTTGTCAATTGACAATTGTGATGAAATTAGAGAAAAAATAATTTGGTCTGATGTTACTGCAATTGGTCCCGGTCTTGGCAGAGAAAAAGAAACGCAGGAGGCGGTGCTAAAAATATTATCGGAAAACAAAAACACAACTTTTATAATTGACGCAGATGCTATCTATGCTCTTGGTAATAACAATTTTAAGGAAATATCCTTAAAAGGAAAAGTGTTAACTCCTCATCATAAAGAGTTCGCAAGTATGTTAGGAGTTGATTTAACTAAACTGAACAAAGAACAGATGTCAATTGGTAAAAATTTTGCAATTGAGACAGGTTGCTATTTAGTACTAAAAGGAGCCCCAACTATAATATTTACTCCAGAAGGCGATGCTTTGATAAATACTACAGGTAATCCTGGCATGGCAAAATTTGGTAGTGGCGATGTATTAGTAGGCATAATTGCAGGCTTTCTTGCTCAGGCAAATAATCTTGAGGATGCCTTGATTTCTGCTGTTTACTTGCATAGTCTATCAGCAGATATATTATTGGAAGAAAAAACTGAACTTGGTATTACTCCAAATGATATTATGGAAAATTTCCCCAATGCGATTAAATTTATTAGGAACTCATTTATACAATCATATTAA